From Coturnix japonica isolate 7356 chromosome 1, Coturnix japonica 2.1, whole genome shotgun sequence, the proteins below share one genomic window:
- the LOC107306637 gene encoding uncharacterized protein LOC107306637 isoform X1 has translation MGPAGNPVPSPHFAIRSAVRWRRAFKLSRFSVRTGKSRHVSSIVCCRFKHTFQERGERRLRVGRGTLGCPPLHPPPGFMRLRRAAQPCPGAHVEPLLKTPNRPHPVPADRPWWRAAAGSNHALSTCKGAKCTTPHSHPVSNTTITQCKLWGEAFSTWQQMIEEMSHSSRLFIPRGVVPSGYGIAVLAEVQETDSHLWFPTKANCFWRSPHPNQLSPCVYFFGCSRENKIKFNIK, from the exons ATGGGCCCAGCGGGGAACCCCGTGCCATCGCCCCAT TTCGCCATCCGAAGTGCGGTGCGGTGGCGGCGTGCCTTCAAATTGAGTCGCTTCTCGGTCCGCACTGGGAAAAGCAGACATGTGTCCTCAATTGTGTG CTGCCGCTTTAAACACACTTTCCAagaaaggggagagaggaggCTGCGGGTGGGGAGGGGGACGCTCGGGTGTcccccccttcaccccccccccGGCTTCATGAGGCTCCGGAGAGCGGCACAGCCCTGTCCCGGTGCCCACGTCGAG CCTCTGCTGAAGACACCGAATCGCCCTCACCCTGTGCCTGCGGACAGACCGTGGTGGAGAGCAGCGGCAGGATCCAACCACGCACTTTCTACCTGCAAGGGAGCAAAGTGTACGACCCCCCACTCCCACCCCGTATCGAACACAACCATAACTCAATGCAAACTGTGGGGAGAGGCGTTTTCCACGTGGCAGCAGATGATAGAGGAGATGTCCCACTCCTCTCGGCTGTTCATACCGCGTGGGGTCGTTCCCTCTGGCTACGGCATTGCTGTCCTCGCAGAGGTGCAGGAAACGGATTCCCACCTTTGGTTTCCCACCAAAGCGAATTGCTTTTGGCGCAGCCCTCATCCTAACCAACTTTCTCCCTGTGTTTATTTCTTCGGTTGCAGCcgggaaaataaaataaaatttaatataaaataa
- the LOC107306637 gene encoding uncharacterized protein LOC107306637 isoform X2, whose product MGTRADDAGPERDGWGVNQRAPQWAQRGTPCHRPICRFKHTFQERGERRLRVGRGTLGCPPLHPPPGFMRLRRAAQPCPGAHVEPLLKTPNRPHPVPADRPWWRAAAGSNHALSTCKGAKCTTPHSHPVSNTTITQCKLWGEAFSTWQQMIEEMSHSSRLFIPRGVVPSGYGIAVLAEVQETDSHLWFPTKANCFWRSPHPNQLSPCVYFFGCSRENKIKFNIK is encoded by the exons ATGGGGACG CGCGCAGATGACGCGGGGCCGGAGCGGGACGGCTGGGGCGTAAATCAACGCGCTCCGCAATGGGCCCAGCGGGGAACCCCGTGCCATCGCCCCAT CTGCCGCTTTAAACACACTTTCCAagaaaggggagagaggaggCTGCGGGTGGGGAGGGGGACGCTCGGGTGTcccccccttcaccccccccccGGCTTCATGAGGCTCCGGAGAGCGGCACAGCCCTGTCCCGGTGCCCACGTCGAG CCTCTGCTGAAGACACCGAATCGCCCTCACCCTGTGCCTGCGGACAGACCGTGGTGGAGAGCAGCGGCAGGATCCAACCACGCACTTTCTACCTGCAAGGGAGCAAAGTGTACGACCCCCCACTCCCACCCCGTATCGAACACAACCATAACTCAATGCAAACTGTGGGGAGAGGCGTTTTCCACGTGGCAGCAGATGATAGAGGAGATGTCCCACTCCTCTCGGCTGTTCATACCGCGTGGGGTCGTTCCCTCTGGCTACGGCATTGCTGTCCTCGCAGAGGTGCAGGAAACGGATTCCCACCTTTGGTTTCCCACCAAAGCGAATTGCTTTTGGCGCAGCCCTCATCCTAACCAACTTTCTCCCTGTGTTTATTTCTTCGGTTGCAGCcgggaaaataaaataaaatttaatataaaataa
- the LOC107306637 gene encoding uncharacterized protein LOC107306637 isoform X3 → MGPAGNPVPSPHFAIRSAVRWRRAFKLSRFSVRTGKSRHVSSIVCCRFKHTFQERGERRLRVGRGTLGCPPLHPPPGFMRLRRAAQPCPGAHVEVRRASAEDTESPSPCACGQTVVESSGRIQPRTFYLQGSKVYDPPLPPRIEHNHNSMQTVGRGVFHVAADDRGDVPLLSAVHTAWGRSLWLRHCCPRRGAGNGFPPLVSHQSELLLAQPSS, encoded by the exons ATGGGCCCAGCGGGGAACCCCGTGCCATCGCCCCAT TTCGCCATCCGAAGTGCGGTGCGGTGGCGGCGTGCCTTCAAATTGAGTCGCTTCTCGGTCCGCACTGGGAAAAGCAGACATGTGTCCTCAATTGTGTG CTGCCGCTTTAAACACACTTTCCAagaaaggggagagaggaggCTGCGGGTGGGGAGGGGGACGCTCGGGTGTcccccccttcaccccccccccGGCTTCATGAGGCTCCGGAGAGCGGCACAGCCCTGTCCCGGTGCCCACGTCGAGGTGCGCAGAG CCTCTGCTGAAGACACCGAATCGCCCTCACCCTGTGCCTGCGGACAGACCGTGGTGGAGAGCAGCGGCAGGATCCAACCACGCACTTTCTACCTGCAAGGGAGCAAAGTGTACGACCCCCCACTCCCACCCCGTATCGAACACAACCATAACTCAATGCAAACTGTGGGGAGAGGCGTTTTCCACGTGGCAGCAGATGATAGAGGAGATGTCCCACTCCTCTCGGCTGTTCATACCGCGTGGGGTCGTTCCCTCTGGCTACGGCATTGCTGTCCTCGCAGAGGTGCAGGAAACGGATTCCCACCTTTGGTTTCCCACCAAAGCGAATTGCTTTTGGCGCAGCCCTCATCCTAA